The Bacillus sp. FJAT-52991 genome segment GTCGCCCTGCCAATAATTCTAGTTTTTAATCCTTTAAATAGCGAGAGAGGTCCATCCTCACGAACAAGGCGTTCTTTATTGTCTAAAAAGAATTGCATCATTTCTTCAAATCCCGCAACGATATCGGACAGGTAGTCATGCGGCTGAACCAGGACTCCATTTAACAAAGGCAAGTTAGAAGCTCCTTGACTTTTAGCTTCTTTTAAAGAGTAGACCATATTATCCGTATTCACTTGATCTAGACCTAGAACTTTAAAAGGCAAGACTTGTTCTTTCCCATTTAAAGCACTGAAATCTAATCCTTTTCCATCCGAATTTTGAAACAAACTTTGAGGAAGAAGGCCAGTGCCAATTACGGAATCCGCCTGCTTGTATTTCAATTTAATTTCAGAGCTATCCGGAAAATCCAGTGTCGGATACTGGTGAAAAATCGTTTCTAAATCAATGACATATGGATATTCGCCGTGTGCAATCAGATTTTCAAAATGCATATCGGCACCATTCAATAAATACATTAGGCCAGCGAGGCTGCCAAAGCGGAAATAAAAACGGCTAACTTCCTCCTTTGACATACACCCCTTTGGAGTAATTCTTTGCTCCCATCCATACTCGCCTGAATCAATTATTTTATAGGTTGGTAAGGATAAGGACTGGTTTTCTCTAGAGATCCATCTAACTAATTGATTATAGGTTGATGCAATCGCTAACGGCTTAGGTTTATACATAATTTCTTTTTCATTTTCAAATACAAGTTTCATAACTGTATTCCCTCTTTGATGGGTATCACCTTGGCCGATATTTATTTCAAGCAGTGCTTCTGCATCAATAGCAAACTCGTTTTTTAAGACAGACCAATCCTTTTCTAATCTGAGTAGCAATGTTTGGATATTGTCTAAAAAATAATCAGTTCTTGTTATTAAAAATCTCGTAAGAACAGCATATTCCTTATAAAATTCTAGTAAACTGTAAAAATTTCTTGCCTTTTGAGCAACAAAAGATTTAAATCGGTCTTCCGGTGTTTCACCAACCAATTCTTCCCGTAATTTTGATACATTTAGCTCCAATATCAAAGACCTTGATGCTATATTCAATAATTCTTCTGCGAGGGACAATAGCAGCTTTTGTTTGATCTGTTCTAAGTGGAATGGGACGGATTTTAAACGAAGTTGCATAGATTCGATTATAATTGCTGATGCGTATACGATGAAGGGATAAACAAATTCAACTAATTGGAATTCTTCTTCATTTAAATCTTTATTTTTTAATAGTTCCAATCCTAATTCTAATATTGAAAAATTTATATTTTTCAAAGGTCCATGGTATAACTCTGCATTTTCATCTTTAATTGGACAAATGAGTGCTTCAAACATTTCCTCATTATAACCATCATATTTAAGTCTTTGGGAAAAGTTATTTTCTTTTCCTTTGTGCAAATCTTCTTTCCATTTACTTACATTGAAAAATTCTTTATGATTCATTGTTGGATTCTTTTCATTAGATAAAACCTGGTATCTTTCATGTAAGAATAATGAATGAATAAAATCTTCACTTTTTATCATCGTTTCAACTGTCATTGCGCTGATTCTCCCCTCTTAAAAATATTGCTAATGTTTCAAAGACCATTGAACTATTAACAATATTTTTAATTAATAAGAGGCAGCTAGAATTTAACTGCCTCTTAAAGAAATTTAATTTAGCAAATTTTGATT includes the following:
- a CDS encoding type 2 lanthipeptide synthetase LanM family protein; translation: MTVETMIKSEDFIHSLFLHERYQVLSNEKNPTMNHKEFFNVSKWKEDLHKGKENNFSQRLKYDGYNEEMFEALICPIKDENAELYHGPLKNINFSILELGLELLKNKDLNEEEFQLVEFVYPFIVYASAIIIESMQLRLKSVPFHLEQIKQKLLLSLAEELLNIASRSLILELNVSKLREELVGETPEDRFKSFVAQKARNFYSLLEFYKEYAVLTRFLITRTDYFLDNIQTLLLRLEKDWSVLKNEFAIDAEALLEINIGQGDTHQRGNTVMKLVFENEKEIMYKPKPLAIASTYNQLVRWISRENQSLSLPTYKIIDSGEYGWEQRITPKGCMSKEEVSRFYFRFGSLAGLMYLLNGADMHFENLIAHGEYPYVIDLETIFHQYPTLDFPDSSEIKLKYKQADSVIGTGLLPQSLFQNSDGKGLDFSALNGKEQVLPFKVLGLDQVNTDNMVYSLKEAKSQGASNLPLLNGVLVQPHDYLSDIVAGFEEMMQFFLDNKERLVREDGPLSLFKGLKTRIIGRATQQYAHFLLESTHPDYMRDAIYVEKLFERMWQYPYLDKRIVKHEISDLLQRDVPYFTSFVDSCHLYNSYGEQITDFFQESGYQKVINKIKNLTHQEKEDQTNWLILSIEGNRHAYFEIKRAKAHHFSTEPFDHQESFLKEAQKIGDILVNGVTFSDNKQNASWLNINILNDHWFVAPMKQSLYDGLSGVALFLLYLHEETKEERYLETAHAAMQSAIHPFVHSKGLVSAFFGELSVLYALLHFQKLSPKSEYTAFIEKAKITLRQRVEEDLEFDLLSGSAGIVHLLLNLYESTGDSEYLEIMHLYSQHLIKHGDDTSRGVAWKNRHTQTYLGGFSHGTTGIAAALWRAGEAASQKEYLHFANQAISYDRSLFNPNQKAWLDLRKKKEQYLHQWTHGSTGIGISRLLMKKYRDDHLFDWEIETAINNVENFGFKNNHNLCHGNMGDTELYLLASKQYNDDQLLWKARSIGKQVIGSIKNIKRYQVDSPSNIDSLGLFVGISGIGFQLLRLRNPNHIPSVLTLENA